The genomic region CTCTTCCTATGATTTGCCTGATATGAAGGAATACACCGAGCAGTATCCGGAATATCTGGTGGCCCGGGACCAACTGGACTACGCCTCAGGAAAAATGATGGCCCCTGCCTTTCAGGAGATCCGGGAGTACCTGAAATCAGCCCTGAACGAATCAACGGCGGGAAATATGACGCCCCGGGTTGCTTTGGATCGCGCCCAGCGTCAAGCAGAAAATCTGCTCAAAGAATGGCTTCCTTAAACGGACTACCACAGCACTGACCGTTTATGTTTTCCGGCGTGCGGCGCTGCTGCCGCGCCGCACGCCATCTTTACCTTCCAAAGAGGAGCTGTTGCCGTGGCCTTCACGTTTGCTTTCAAGCGATCCTATCATCCCTATTTGTATCTTCTACCCAGTGTAATTTTCCTTGTTCTCTTTACTTACTGGCCTGTGGTCTATTCTTTCGGGCTCAGTTTGTTCCGCCAGAGCGTCATATCGCCGGTCCCGGTTTTTGCAGGTTTCGGAAACTATCGCGATGCTTTTCAGGCTGATATTTTCTGGACCGTTGTGCGAAACACCCTCTTTTTTGTTCTGGGAACGATACCCGTGACCATGGTGATCTCTCTTATGATGGCCGTTCTGCTGAACGAAAATCTCGGTTGGCTTCGCAACGTCTATCGGGTTGCCATGTTTTATCCCACCATGATTCCCATGGCCGCCGCGGCCATGCTGGGGGTCTGGCTCTTCAACCCCGGGATTGGTCTCATAAACCACTATTTGGGCCGTCTGGGCATACCTCCCCGGCAGTGGCTCTACAGCATGGATTGGGCCTTGCCGGCTATCATGATCACGGCGGTTTGGAAGAATTTTGGCTATTTCATGATCATTTTTCTTGCAGGGCTCCAGAGCATCAGTACCGAGCTCTACGAAAGTGCTGATCTGGAGGGAGCCGGGTTTTTTCAGAAGCTCCGGCTGATCACGTTGCCCCTTCTCGGCCCCACGTCGATGTTTGTGGTGGTGGTGGGGGTGATTACCTCGTTCCAGGTCTTTGATCTGGTCTATGTGATGACCCAGGGAGGCCCCGCCGACCGGACAAACGTTATGGTCTACTACATTTATCAGTATGCTTTTCGGTTCTGGAATATTGGCCGCGCTGCCGCGCTGACCGTGCTCTTTCTGGTAGCCCTGATAGGGTTCATAGTTCTGCTGGTTCGCTCCATGGAGAAGAAGGTCCATTATGAAGTCTGATACTCGTCGAACGATTCAGGGTGATCAAAAGGGTGGAGTCTCTTCTGCAGCTCTGCCGGTGGTCACATTCCTTCGGAAAAAGAAGATATTTCTTCACGTGATTCTTATGGCAGTAGCGGGCATAACGATTGTTCCCTACTTGTGGGCTCTCTCGACATCGCTGAAGACACGGGCTGCGGTCTTCACCCCCGAACCCCAGTGGATACCGAATCCGCTGGTTCTGATAAACTACATGGAAGTGTTTAATATGGCTCCCTTTGGCCTTTATTTGGTTAACACCATCATTGTGGTGCTGGGGGTTCTGGCTGTTCAAATTTTTACGGTGACCACTGCTGCCTACGCCTTTTCACGTCTCACCTTCCGGGGAAGTAACATTCTCTTCGTGTTCTTTATCATCCAGATGATGCTCCCTGTTCATGCGATTATTGTTCCCAATTACCTCACTGTGCGACACTTGGGAGTTCTGAATACACGGCTTGCCATGATGCTGCCCTTTTTTGCATCAGGGTACGGGACCTTCCTTTTGCGCCAGGCCTTCCGGCAGGTTCCCCGGGATTTTGAAGATGCCGCGGTAATAGATGGGTGCTCGGGGCCGATGTTTATCGTGCGGGTTCTTATGCCCATGGCAAAGCCTACCTTCGTAGCTTTTGGCCTTATCAGCATTGTTACCCACTGGAATGACTTTTTCTGGCCCCTGGTTGTCACCGATACTCCGTCGGTACGCACTCTCACGCTGGGGCTCGCCATGTTTGTTCAGCAGGAGAGTGGTGCCGATTGGACCCTCCTTATGGCGGCTACCATTTTTGTTACGGCTCCCCTCCTGGTTCTTTTCGTGGTGTACCAGCGGAAGTTTATCGAGAGTTTCATGTCGGCCGGTCTGAAAGGATAGTCAGCGTGTCCGGGAAGGATGAGGCTGCAAGTAAGTAAGAGATTCTTATTTTTACCAGAGTTTTGAATTTAAGAGAATAAAAACGTTGTGAAGTAAAAAAAGATGGTGTATATTTACTTCTGTGATGTATCGAGTCGACTGGATGGAGCGGATCGAGCATGCCCGGGAACACCTGACACGCCTTGAGCAGAGTCTTCTGGACTTTGTGAACGGGAACCCGGAGAAGGCCGTGTTGCTCTCGCAGAAGGATTTCCTTCGCCAGGCTCAGGTAAGCAAGCCGATTCTGATCAACTTCTTCCGGAAGCTGGGCTATTCCGATTACCGAAGTTTTCAAGCGGGAGTGGAGCAGTTTTTTTCTACCCACATAGATTCTTTCCGGGCATCGCAAGACCTTCACAACCGGGTCAGAACCATTCCCGAGATGATCGACCAGGCGGTACATGTGGATATGCGAGCGATGGGGCGCCTCCTGGAGATTGTGCCGGAACAAACCCTTCGCGTCTTTGCTGAGAAAGTTTTTAGGGCAAGGACTGTGTATGTTGCGGGGATGGGCACGGGTTATTACCCGGCGCATTATCTTGCACAACGACTCCGGCGATACCGGATCGTGACCGTTCTGATTTCCCACGAGTCAGACCATTCTCCTGATGAGATCTATCCCCTTGGCAGTGAGGATGTTCTTGTAGCGTTCGGATATACCCGGGATGACAGCTGGCTCTTTCCCCTGCTTCGGCTTTGTCGGGAACGCGGAGCTCTGTCCTTTCTTGTTACTGCAACGATACACCCTGACTATGTGGGCTCCTGTTCACACTACGTCCATGTTCCCCGGGGGGAGGTTCGTTTCAAAAACTCCATGGCAGTGCCAATGGCTTTTTCGAACTTGCTTCTCCTGGCGTTTGAGGTGATTCACGGTGATCATGCTGAAGAACAGCTTCAACTGTTGGAAGAGACCCGGAGATCCTGGGTCAGAGAAACACGGCAAGGAGGAGATGATGAATGAACGCAAAGTTTTCTTTGTAGGGCTCGCAATGATGGTTCTCGCGGGCGTGGTCTACGCATCGGGAAACAGGGAGAAGACGCCAGGAGATGTAACGATTCAAGTGGCCTATCCCGTAGCGGTGGATGCGCCTATTTCGGATATTCTTGACCGCTACGCCCGGGAGTTCGAGGCAAAAAACCCCGGAGTAACGATCGAACCGGTTTATGCAGGAGGATACCCCGATATCCGGACCATGATTCAGACCACCATGGACGGCGGAGGGTCGCCACCGGCACTCTCGGTTCTTCTGGCAACAGATCTATTTGATCTTGCGAATGCCCGATATATCGAACCGATCACGGACCTGATCCAGGCCATGCCCGACGGACAGGCTTATCTGGAAGACTTTATCCCGGTTTTTCTCTCCAACTCCTACTACATGGACGAGATATGGAGTCTGCCCTTCCAGCGTAGCGCCGTCATGCTCTACTACAATGCGGATTTGCTGGAAGAGGCGGGAATAGAGGCTCCCTCGAATTGGGCGGAACTTGCAGAGGCCGCTCAGGCCCTTACCGTTCGGCAGAACGGAGAGGTTCTGCGTTGGGGTATTGAATGGCCTTCGTCGTGGCCCTACTGGCTCTTCCAACCACTTGCTATGGGGGCTGGGCAAAACATCGTCGGAGAAGGGGATGCCGAGGTGTTTTTCGACCATCCCGATGTAATAGCAGCAATCGAGTACTACAACAGTCTCTCTGACCGGTATCAGGCGACGCCCCGGGGCGTACAGGCTTCCTGGGGAAATGTTGTTCCCGGGTTTGTCGCTGGGGATTCAGCCATGATAGTGCATACCTCAGGAAGCCTTGCGCGAATCCTGAGTCAGGCTGACTTCTCTGTTGGTGTCACAGGAATTCCCGGCCGTGACGGAGGCCAGTTCAGTGTTCCCGGTGGCGGAAATCTCTACATCACCAGGGGGATCCCCGAGGCCCAAAGGCAGGCGGCCTTTGATTTTGCTGTCTTTCTCACCGAACCTGATCGGGTGGCAGATTTCAGTATAGCCACCGGTTATATCGCCCACCGAAATAGTGCTTTCGAAACACCCGCTCTTGGGGAGTATATCCGGCAGCATCCCCAGGCCGGGGAGGCTCGGCAGATTCTTGCCACGGCGGGGAAAGAGTTGTCGCTACAGAACCTTGGAGAGGTGCGGAATATTTTCCATAACTATCTGGAAGCTGCCTTTAATCGCCAGATGACGCCTGCCGAGGCCATGAGAGAGGCCCAGCGCGAGGCCGATGCTGCTCTGCGTGATTTTCGCTGAGTTTATCAATTGAGAAACGGCCAGCCCCTCAAAGGGGTTGGCCGAATCATGTGTCACAGGATCTTCACAGGAGACGTTATGCTCAGGGAAAGGCGTATGCCGTTGACACCCTATATGCTGATTTTGCCCACGCTGACCTTTGTTGTCATCTTCACTATCTATCCTACCATTGCGAGTGTGGTGGCCGCTTTCTTTCAGCATCGCCTGAACGTGCCCCGCTTTCGTGAGCCTCTGTTCTATGGTCTGGGGAACTACCGGGATCTTCTGGAGAGCTCCACTTTTCGGCTTATCCTGAGGAATACAATCGTTTACGTGCTGGTGCTGGTGCCGATGGTGGTAACAACAGCACTTGTCTTTGCCCTCTGGCTGAACAAGTACAAGGGTGCATTTTTCCGAATAGCGATCTTTCACCCTGCTATCTTGCCCATGGTTTCGGCTGCAACGATCTGGTTGTTTTTCTTTACCCCGGGCTACGGAATATTCAATCAGTTTCTTCGTTTCTTTGGATACACGGGGCCCCAGAACTGGATCGCAAACCCTCGAATGTCTCTGTGGGCTTTGCTGATTGTGCAGTTCTGGAAGGACTCAAGTTTTTTCATGATCTTTTTCCTTGCGGGGGTGCAAAATCTTCCTCGCGACGTCTATGAAGCGCTTCGAATCGAAGGGGTCGGGCCGGTTACGACGTTTTTCCGATTCACTCTGCCTCTGCTCAGGAGAACGAGTCTTTTTGTAACCACCGTCGCGGTGATCGGCGCTTTTCAGGCGGTGGACCATGTTTTTATTATGACCCAGGGCGGGCCGAGCAACAGCAGTAATCTATTGCTCTATCATCTCTGGCAGGTGAGGTTCGAGAGTCTGAATGTTGGCCGCTCCTCGGCGATTACGGTGTTACTGGTTCTGTTACTACTGCTCTTTACTTTGACAAACTTTTTTGCCAGCGAGAGGCGAACCCATGAGGTATAGTGCTGGAAGAAGACCGTTCCCGGTTCTGCGCATTCTGGGGCTCTGTGGGGGAGTTTTGCTCTGCTTCCTCTGGTTTGCTCCGCTGATCTGGTCCGTTGTGGCGAGTATGCGACCACCCCTGGAATCATTTTCGAGAGGGCGCGTATGGTTTGGTAGCCATCTCAGTCTTGATAATTTCGCTCGTGCCCTCGCTATTGCTCCCTTTCCGCTCTATTTCAGAAACACAATATATCTGGTCACGGTAATTCTTTCGGTTCAGCTGGTTACCAGTTCTCTGGCAGCCTTTGCTTTTGCCTTTTACCGGTTTCCGGGAAAAAATGTGTTTTTCACCATTATTCTCGCCCAGATGATGATTCCCACGGTGGCTCTGCTGGTTCCAAACTTTCAGACAATTCGAATACTGGGCCTGTACGACACGGTATGGGCCATGGCGATACCCTTTTGGGGAAGCGCTTTCGGAACGTTTCTTCTTCGCCAGGCCTTTCTGAGTATACCCCGTGATTACGGTGACGCTGCACTGGTTGATGGGTGCGGATGGTACCTGACGCTTCGCCTTGTCTATCTGCCCATGGCCACCTCGTCGCTGGTGGCTTTTTCAATCTCCTCAATCAACTGGCACTGGAATAGTTTGATCTGGCCCCTTATCGTCACGCAGTCAGACAGAACGCGGCCCCTCACGGCCGGTTTGGCGCGGTTTACCCAGCTTGGCGAGATAGGAGCCCAATGGGGCCTTATGTCGGCGGCAACGCTGATCGTTGCGATGCCTCTCTTCCTGGCTTTTTTGGTGTTTCAGCGGAAATTTCTCGAAGGCTTCATGAACTCGGGGTTGAAATGATAATTCAATGGAAATGGAATGATCCGGAACACATTGATGCCCACCGGCAGGACTTCTCGGAGCCCCCCGAAAGGGTGATGGATTGGTTGGTTGAAGAACACCTCTCTTCTATTTCTCCTGCCCACAGACAGGGATGGGTTCATGCCTCCTATGAATATCCGCGGTTTGCAGGAGTATCCGGTCTCAGGGAGGTTCCCCCTGACGGCTCTGCCTCTTTCTGGGGGTATCGAAACAAGAGGACTATCCCCTCACACCTTTGCGAGGGGGAGAAAAGCCTTACGAGAGAGATCTGTCTCTGGGGGTGGTGGGACTCTCCCTGTTTTGTTGTCCATACCCTCTACCCGGGAGCAAAAGCTCCCCGTGAGATACATGACCCGGACCTGACACTTCAGGAGATTGCCGGGGCCATAGAGTTCTGGAGGGTTCACGCTATTGTTGT from Alkalispirochaeta americana harbors:
- a CDS encoding carbohydrate ABC transporter permease, with protein sequence MRYSAGRRPFPVLRILGLCGGVLLCFLWFAPLIWSVVASMRPPLESFSRGRVWFGSHLSLDNFARALAIAPFPLYFRNTIYLVTVILSVQLVTSSLAAFAFAFYRFPGKNVFFTIILAQMMIPTVALLVPNFQTIRILGLYDTVWAMAIPFWGSAFGTFLLRQAFLSIPRDYGDAALVDGCGWYLTLRLVYLPMATSSLVAFSISSINWHWNSLIWPLIVTQSDRTRPLTAGLARFTQLGEIGAQWGLMSAATLIVAMPLFLAFLVFQRKFLEGFMNSGLK
- a CDS encoding ABC transporter substrate-binding protein, translating into MNERKVFFVGLAMMVLAGVVYASGNREKTPGDVTIQVAYPVAVDAPISDILDRYAREFEAKNPGVTIEPVYAGGYPDIRTMIQTTMDGGGSPPALSVLLATDLFDLANARYIEPITDLIQAMPDGQAYLEDFIPVFLSNSYYMDEIWSLPFQRSAVMLYYNADLLEEAGIEAPSNWAELAEAAQALTVRQNGEVLRWGIEWPSSWPYWLFQPLAMGAGQNIVGEGDAEVFFDHPDVIAAIEYYNSLSDRYQATPRGVQASWGNVVPGFVAGDSAMIVHTSGSLARILSQADFSVGVTGIPGRDGGQFSVPGGGNLYITRGIPEAQRQAAFDFAVFLTEPDRVADFSIATGYIAHRNSAFETPALGEYIRQHPQAGEARQILATAGKELSLQNLGEVRNIFHNYLEAAFNRQMTPAEAMREAQREADAALRDFR
- a CDS encoding MurR/RpiR family transcriptional regulator, which codes for MYRVDWMERIEHAREHLTRLEQSLLDFVNGNPEKAVLLSQKDFLRQAQVSKPILINFFRKLGYSDYRSFQAGVEQFFSTHIDSFRASQDLHNRVRTIPEMIDQAVHVDMRAMGRLLEIVPEQTLRVFAEKVFRARTVYVAGMGTGYYPAHYLAQRLRRYRIVTVLISHESDHSPDEIYPLGSEDVLVAFGYTRDDSWLFPLLRLCRERGALSFLVTATIHPDYVGSCSHYVHVPRGEVRFKNSMAVPMAFSNLLLLAFEVIHGDHAEEQLQLLEETRRSWVRETRQGGDDE
- a CDS encoding carbohydrate ABC transporter permease; translation: MAFTFAFKRSYHPYLYLLPSVIFLVLFTYWPVVYSFGLSLFRQSVISPVPVFAGFGNYRDAFQADIFWTVVRNTLFFVLGTIPVTMVISLMMAVLLNENLGWLRNVYRVAMFYPTMIPMAAAAMLGVWLFNPGIGLINHYLGRLGIPPRQWLYSMDWALPAIMITAVWKNFGYFMIIFLAGLQSISTELYESADLEGAGFFQKLRLITLPLLGPTSMFVVVVGVITSFQVFDLVYVMTQGGPADRTNVMVYYIYQYAFRFWNIGRAAALTVLFLVALIGFIVLLVRSMEKKVHYEV
- a CDS encoding carbohydrate ABC transporter permease — translated: MPLTPYMLILPTLTFVVIFTIYPTIASVVAAFFQHRLNVPRFREPLFYGLGNYRDLLESSTFRLILRNTIVYVLVLVPMVVTTALVFALWLNKYKGAFFRIAIFHPAILPMVSAATIWLFFFTPGYGIFNQFLRFFGYTGPQNWIANPRMSLWALLIVQFWKDSSFFMIFFLAGVQNLPRDVYEALRIEGVGPVTTFFRFTLPLLRRTSLFVTTVAVIGAFQAVDHVFIMTQGGPSNSSNLLLYHLWQVRFESLNVGRSSAITVLLVLLLLLFTLTNFFASERRTHEV
- a CDS encoding carbohydrate ABC transporter permease; the protein is MKSDTRRTIQGDQKGGVSSAALPVVTFLRKKKIFLHVILMAVAGITIVPYLWALSTSLKTRAAVFTPEPQWIPNPLVLINYMEVFNMAPFGLYLVNTIIVVLGVLAVQIFTVTTAAYAFSRLTFRGSNILFVFFIIQMMLPVHAIIVPNYLTVRHLGVLNTRLAMMLPFFASGYGTFLLRQAFRQVPRDFEDAAVIDGCSGPMFIVRVLMPMAKPTFVAFGLISIVTHWNDFFWPLVVTDTPSVRTLTLGLAMFVQQESGADWTLLMAATIFVTAPLLVLFVVYQRKFIESFMSAGLKG